The following proteins come from a genomic window of Corynebacterium hansenii:
- a CDS encoding heavy metal-binding domain-containing protein produces the protein MIMTTTPSIQGRDIAHYIRIVSSEAISGVNMFKDIGAGFRNLVGGRAESYEKELEKTRETALAELYERAQALGADAVIGVDLDYEVLGADNGMLMVTASGTAVKLA, from the coding sequence ATGATCATGACGACCACCCCCAGCATCCAGGGCCGCGACATCGCCCATTACATCCGCATCGTCTCCTCGGAGGCCATCTCCGGCGTCAACATGTTCAAGGACATCGGCGCCGGCTTCCGCAACCTCGTCGGCGGCCGCGCCGAGTCCTACGAGAAGGAGCTCGAGAAGACCCGCGAGACCGCGCTCGCGGAGCTGTACGAGCGCGCGCAGGCCCTCGGCGCCGACGCCGTCATCGGCGTGGACCTGGACTACGAGGTCCTCGGCGCCGACAACGGCATGCTGATGGTCACCGCCTCCGGCACCGCGGTGAAGCTGGCCTGA